A DNA window from Christiangramia salexigens contains the following coding sequences:
- a CDS encoding aconitate hydratase: MAYDIDMIKKVYSQMAERVDKAREVVGKPLTLSEKILYSHLWDGNAKEAYTRGKDYVDFAPDRIACQDATAQMALLQFMQAGKKQVAVPTTVHCDHLIQAKMGAAIDLQAANKSSSEVFDFLESVSNKYGIGFWKPGAGIIHQVVLENYAFPGGMMIGTDSHTVNAGGLGMVAIGVGGADAVDVMAGMPWELKFPKLIGVKLTGKLSGWTAAKDVILKVAGILTVKGGTGAIIEYFGEGARSMSATGKGTICNMGAEVGATTSTFGYDDSMERYLKATNRTDVANAANEVREHLTGDDEVYANPEQYFDELIEINLSELKPHLNGPFTPDLATPISEMADKAKKNDWPINVDWGLIGSCTNSSYEDLTRAASIAKQAVDKKVKAKSDFGINPGSEQIRFTAERDGLLQIFEDLDATIFTNACGPCIGQWDRSDRKGEEKNTIVHSFNRNFSKRADGNPNTHAFVGSPEMVAAIAISGRLDFDPTRDKLINEDGEEVMLDEPQGIELPTKGFAVEDAGYIAPKEDGSSVEVKVAEDSERLQLLTPFEPWDGKNLTGAKLLIKAWGKCTTDHISMAGPWLRYRGHLDNISNNCLIGAVNAFNEKTNFVKNQLTGEYDGVPAVQREYKAKGIPTVVVGDHNYGEGSSREHAAMEPRHLGVKVVIVKSFARIHETNLKKQGMLGLTFANENDYDLIQEDDTFNFIDLENFAPDTPLTVEIVHADGTKDTIKTNHTYNASQIEWYKHGSALNLIKKQNAS, from the coding sequence ATGGCATACGATATTGATATGATTAAGAAGGTGTACAGCCAGATGGCCGAGCGAGTGGATAAAGCACGCGAGGTGGTTGGAAAACCTTTGACCCTTTCAGAAAAAATTCTTTATTCTCACTTATGGGATGGTAATGCTAAAGAAGCCTATACCAGAGGTAAGGATTATGTAGATTTTGCTCCAGACAGAATTGCTTGTCAGGATGCAACTGCACAAATGGCGCTTCTGCAATTTATGCAGGCAGGTAAGAAGCAGGTTGCGGTACCTACTACAGTGCATTGTGATCACCTTATTCAGGCTAAAATGGGAGCTGCGATAGATTTACAGGCAGCCAATAAGAGCAGTAGTGAGGTTTTCGATTTTCTGGAATCAGTATCAAATAAGTATGGAATAGGTTTCTGGAAACCAGGTGCAGGTATTATTCACCAGGTAGTTCTTGAAAATTATGCATTCCCGGGAGGAATGATGATTGGAACCGATTCTCATACCGTTAACGCCGGTGGACTAGGAATGGTAGCTATTGGTGTTGGTGGTGCAGATGCCGTTGATGTAATGGCAGGTATGCCTTGGGAGTTAAAATTCCCAAAACTTATTGGTGTTAAATTAACCGGAAAACTTTCAGGCTGGACCGCTGCTAAAGATGTGATTCTAAAAGTTGCGGGTATTCTAACTGTTAAAGGTGGAACCGGAGCAATTATAGAATATTTCGGTGAAGGTGCCCGATCTATGTCGGCTACCGGTAAAGGAACTATCTGTAATATGGGTGCTGAAGTTGGAGCAACGACTTCAACTTTTGGTTATGACGATTCAATGGAGCGTTACCTTAAGGCTACGAACCGTACAGATGTTGCTAATGCAGCAAATGAAGTAAGAGAACATCTTACAGGTGATGATGAGGTTTATGCAAACCCTGAGCAATATTTTGATGAATTGATCGAAATCAATCTTTCAGAATTAAAACCACACCTTAACGGACCATTTACTCCAGACCTTGCTACGCCAATTTCTGAAATGGCAGATAAGGCAAAAAAGAATGATTGGCCAATTAATGTGGATTGGGGTCTTATAGGATCGTGTACCAACTCATCTTACGAGGATTTAACCCGTGCGGCTTCTATCGCTAAACAAGCAGTTGATAAAAAAGTAAAAGCAAAATCTGATTTTGGTATTAATCCGGGATCTGAGCAGATCCGTTTTACGGCTGAAAGAGATGGGCTTTTACAGATATTTGAAGATCTTGATGCCACTATCTTTACTAATGCCTGTGGACCGTGTATTGGTCAATGGGATCGTAGCGATAGAAAAGGTGAAGAGAAAAACACTATTGTACATTCATTTAACCGTAACTTCTCTAAAAGAGCAGACGGTAACCCAAATACACACGCGTTTGTAGGATCTCCGGAAATGGTTGCAGCTATTGCGATCTCCGGTAGACTAGATTTCGACCCGACCCGCGATAAACTTATCAATGAGGATGGAGAGGAAGTAATGCTGGACGAACCACAAGGTATCGAACTTCCTACTAAAGGTTTCGCTGTTGAGGATGCAGGTTATATCGCTCCAAAAGAAGATGGAAGCTCTGTAGAAGTTAAAGTTGCAGAAGACAGTGAAAGATTACAATTGCTAACACCTTTTGAACCATGGGATGGTAAGAACCTTACAGGTGCGAAATTGCTAATTAAAGCCTGGGGTAAATGTACTACCGACCATATTTCTATGGCTGGACCATGGTTACGTTACAGAGGACACCTTGACAATATTTCAAATAACTGTTTGATCGGTGCTGTAAATGCTTTTAATGAAAAAACCAATTTCGTTAAGAATCAGCTAACAGGTGAATACGATGGTGTACCGGCTGTACAGAGAGAATATAAAGCTAAAGGAATTCCAACGGTAGTTGTGGGTGACCATAATTACGGAGAAGGATCTTCCAGAGAGCATGCTGCAATGGAGCCACGTCACCTTGGTGTAAAGGTTGTAATTGTGAAATCTTTTGCGAGAATTCACGAAACTAACCTTAAGAAACAAGGTATGCTTGGGCTAACCTTTGCAAATGAGAATGATTATGATCTAATTCAAGAAGATGATACGTTCAACTTCATAGATCTTGAGAATTTTGCTCCAGATACTCCTTTAACTGTAGAGATCGTTCATGCAGATGGAACTAAGGACACTATTAAGACAAACCATACTTATAACGCTTCACAAATTGAATGGTATAAGCATGGATCTGCTCTTAACCTAATTAAAAAGCAGAACGCATCTTAA
- a CDS encoding TlpA family protein disulfide reductase gives MKLFKNQWSNIILIVIILALVIPQTRKPIQIFFNKLISFAPSVNDAEDREKIANYNWVLEDIRGKRTEFSEFKNEVVIINFWATWCPPCIAEMPSFQELYEDYQGKVSFLFVSGEQHETVDNFLKRKRFTFPTYKMLTKAPEPMDGRTLPTTYVLSKDGSIVVDKVGAADWNSEKFRETLDGLIAE, from the coding sequence ATGAAGCTTTTTAAAAATCAGTGGTCTAATATTATCCTTATTGTTATCATTTTGGCCCTTGTGATCCCACAAACTCGTAAGCCTATTCAGATCTTTTTCAATAAACTTATTTCATTTGCACCATCGGTGAATGATGCAGAGGACAGAGAAAAAATTGCGAACTACAATTGGGTGCTGGAAGATATAAGAGGGAAAAGAACCGAATTTTCAGAGTTTAAAAATGAAGTTGTGATCATTAATTTCTGGGCTACCTGGTGTCCTCCCTGTATCGCAGAAATGCCAAGTTTTCAAGAGCTTTATGAGGATTATCAGGGTAAAGTAAGTTTTCTATTTGTTTCAGGAGAACAGCATGAAACCGTAGATAATTTTCTAAAGCGTAAGCGTTTTACTTTTCCAACCTATAAAATGCTAACAAAGGCTCCGGAACCCATGGATGGCAGAACGCTACCAACAACATATGTCTTGAGTAAAGATGGGAGTATTGTTGTAGATAAGGTTGGAGCTGCAGACTGGAATAGTGAGAAGTTCAGAGAGACCCTGGACGGTCTTATAGCGGAATAA
- a CDS encoding lycopene cyclase family protein: protein MIVPEYYYVIVGGGLAGLQLASEIQRNVFFHGKKVAIIDPSLKTENDKTWCFWEKGDGQWDHIVHKSWNKGKFVAKDIDKSLKLGDYTYKMIRSIDLYKELKDQLRRSDNFYFIQDEIEKIDPVTRTAVGKKANYTATHFFDSRPTEAYKNDKNSNLIYQHFKGWVVETENESFDPDVFTMMDYRLKYEDSTSFTYILPITSKKALIEYTFFTPFLTEETVYDEMLTRYIENILQLKHWKITETEKGVIPMTDFPFKKTNSRHITKIGTGGGWVKPSSGYSFRNTEKKVQKIIENLKAGFATTKGIYNRKFRKYDAIFLDVLYNNNELGESLFSKLYSKNSMEEIFRFLDEETGFNEDLKIMLSLYHPEFIRSFFRKL from the coding sequence ATGATCGTCCCTGAATATTACTACGTAATCGTTGGTGGCGGTCTTGCGGGTCTTCAACTCGCCTCAGAAATTCAGAGAAATGTTTTTTTTCACGGTAAAAAAGTTGCGATCATAGATCCTTCGCTTAAAACCGAAAACGATAAAACCTGGTGTTTTTGGGAAAAAGGTGACGGACAATGGGATCATATTGTCCATAAATCCTGGAATAAAGGCAAGTTTGTAGCTAAGGATATCGACAAATCTCTGAAATTAGGTGATTACACCTATAAAATGATACGGTCCATAGATCTTTATAAAGAACTAAAGGACCAGCTTAGAAGATCGGATAACTTCTATTTTATTCAAGATGAAATAGAAAAAATAGATCCGGTTACAAGGACTGCAGTTGGAAAAAAAGCTAATTATACCGCTACTCACTTTTTTGACAGCAGACCCACTGAAGCTTACAAAAATGATAAAAATTCCAACCTAATCTATCAGCATTTTAAGGGCTGGGTGGTTGAGACAGAAAATGAGTCATTTGACCCTGATGTTTTTACCATGATGGATTACAGATTAAAATATGAGGACTCCACCAGTTTTACCTATATTCTTCCCATTACATCAAAAAAAGCTCTTATAGAATATACTTTTTTCACTCCTTTTCTAACTGAGGAAACCGTATATGATGAGATGCTCACCCGTTATATCGAGAATATCCTTCAGCTCAAACATTGGAAGATCACCGAAACAGAAAAAGGAGTGATCCCTATGACCGACTTTCCTTTTAAAAAGACAAATTCAAGACATATTACCAAAATTGGAACCGGAGGGGGCTGGGTAAAACCTTCGTCTGGCTATTCCTTCAGAAACACGGAAAAAAAGGTTCAAAAGATCATAGAAAATTTAAAAGCCGGTTTTGCTACCACCAAGGGAATATATAACCGGAAATTCAGAAAATATGATGCGATATTTTTAGATGTGCTATATAATAACAATGAACTTGGTGAGAGCCTTTTTAGTAAATTATACAGCAAAAACTCTATGGAAGAGATCTTCAGGTTTCTCGATGAAGAAACTGGCTTTAATGAAGACCTAAAAATCATGTTATCACTTTATCATCCGGAATTTATCAGATCTTTCTTCAGAAAACTTTGA
- a CDS encoding sterol desaturase family protein, with amino-acid sequence MNVALWIVVFLGTFLMMEGMAWFTHKYVMHGFLWKLHQDHHRKDHSSWWERNDLFFVFYALVSIGCFLLWKYEGVWIGLPIGLGILAYGITYFTVHDIFIHQRFKIFRNANNKYAKGIRRAHKMHHKHLGKDDGECFGMLFVPMKYFKK; translated from the coding sequence ATGAATGTAGCATTGTGGATAGTGGTATTTCTGGGAACCTTCCTTATGATGGAAGGAATGGCCTGGTTTACCCATAAATATGTGATGCATGGTTTCCTTTGGAAGCTTCATCAGGATCATCACAGAAAAGACCATAGTAGCTGGTGGGAGCGGAATGATCTCTTCTTTGTTTTTTATGCGCTTGTAAGTATAGGCTGTTTTCTTCTTTGGAAATACGAAGGTGTATGGATTGGATTACCCATAGGTCTTGGTATTCTTGCCTACGGGATCACCTACTTTACGGTACATGATATTTTTATACATCAGCGTTTTAAGATCTTTAGAAACGCTAATAACAAGTATGCTAAAGGGATTAGAAGAGCCCATAAGATGCATCATAAACATTTGGGCAAAGATGATGGTGAATGCTTCGGAATGTTGTTTGTTCCCATGAAATACTTTAAAAAATAA
- a CDS encoding phytoene/squalene synthase family protein: protein MKAIFDIVSRSCSKTVTNAYSTSFSLATKMLAPSIRQDIYNIYGFVRFADEIVDSFHDFDKESLFKDFEIDLNKSIENKISLNPILNSFQETVHKYEIPEDLYRSFMDSMRMDLHKSEYLTIEEFKQYIYGSADVVGLMCLKVFVKGDKKRYEELKASAMSLGSAFQKVNFLRDLKADYENLSRSYFPNVDLSKLDELSKAKIIEEIEDDFAKGLAGIASLPIEAKFGVYTAYVYYKKLLQKLKKVPSLEIKNHRIRVPNYQKAGLLCKSYLSYRLNLI from the coding sequence ATGAAAGCTATTTTCGACATCGTATCCAGGTCTTGTAGCAAAACTGTAACCAACGCCTACAGCACATCCTTTTCCCTGGCTACAAAAATGCTTGCGCCTTCCATTAGACAGGATATATATAATATTTACGGCTTTGTTAGGTTTGCAGATGAGATCGTTGATTCTTTTCATGATTTTGACAAAGAGAGCCTCTTTAAGGATTTTGAGATAGACCTTAATAAATCTATAGAAAACAAAATAAGCCTGAATCCTATATTAAATTCTTTTCAGGAGACCGTTCATAAATACGAAATTCCAGAGGACCTTTATAGATCCTTTATGGATAGCATGCGGATGGATCTTCATAAATCGGAGTATCTCACCATTGAAGAATTTAAACAATACATTTACGGCAGTGCAGATGTGGTAGGTTTAATGTGCCTAAAGGTTTTTGTAAAAGGCGATAAGAAGCGATATGAGGAACTCAAAGCTTCAGCAATGAGTTTGGGGTCGGCTTTTCAAAAAGTGAATTTCCTACGTGATCTAAAGGCGGATTATGAAAATCTCAGCAGAAGCTATTTCCCCAATGTAGATCTTTCTAAACTCGATGAACTAAGCAAGGCTAAAATCATTGAAGAAATTGAAGATGATTTTGCAAAGGGACTCGCGGGAATTGCGAGCCTCCCCATTGAAGCTAAATTTGGAGTTTACACCGCTTATGTTTATTATAAAAAGTTGTTACAAAAACTTAAAAAGGTGCCATCTTTGGAAATAAAAAATCACAGAATTCGCGTACCTAATTATCAGAAAGCCGGTTTACTTTGTAAGTCTTATCTTTCTTATAGATTGAATCTTATTTAA